The proteins below come from a single Onychomys torridus chromosome 18, mOncTor1.1, whole genome shotgun sequence genomic window:
- the Fam207a gene encoding protein FAM207A, producing the protein MGKVRTLRARVHRAAVRLDGEAAPGPAPRVPEPALPQASAGGAGAKDWTLVHNDIFARTQIDPSALVQRLELDQKSVVSLKKGTEPKTILPKKEKLRLRHERWLQKIEAIKLAEQKLKEERRRRATVVVGDLHPLRDALPELQELEASRRQHTRSRVTSKPRPVELRRMSAAQRQQLLEEERTRFRELLASPSYRASPLLAIGRQLAHQMQLEGGEQL; encoded by the exons ATGGGGAAAGTGAGGACGCTGCGGGCACGTGTGCACCGGGCGGCCGTGAGGCTCGATGGGGAGGCTGCACCCGGTCCTGCGCCCCGCGTCCCGGAGCCGGCTCTCCCACAGGCCTCGGCGGGCGGAGCGGGGGCAAAG GACTGGACATTGGTTCACAATGACATCTTTGCCAGGACACAGATAGACCCTAGTGCCTTGGTGCAGAGGCTGGAGCTGGACCAGAAGAGTGTGGTGTCCCTAAAGAAAG GTACAGAGCCAAAGACCATTTTGCCCAAGAAGGAAAAACTGAGGCTTCGCCATGAGCGATGGCTGCAGA AAATCGAAGCCATAAAGCTGGCTGAGCAGAAGCTCAAGGAGGAGCGGAGGCGCAGGGCCACGGTGGTGGTGGGCGACCTGCACCCCCTGAGGGATGCCCTCCCTGAGCTGCAGGAACTGGAGGCCAGCCGTCGGCAGCACACGAGAAG CAGAGTGACCAGCAAGCCCAGGCCAGTGGAGCTTCGCCGGATGAGCGCAGCCCAGCGACAGCAGCTCCT TGAGGAAGAAAGGACCCGGTTTCGGGAGCTGCTGGCCAGCCCATCCTACAGAGCCAGTCCCCTGCTGGCCATCGGGCGGCAGCTGGCCCACCAGATGCAACTGGAAGGTGGCGAACAGCTCTGA